The genome window AGTTAATTCCACTGAAATTTCAACTTCTATTCATAATTTTCCAAACCACCTACGTTAAGATAAGCTTCTTTTCAACTTGTTGAACTGATTACGAGAGAATGGCACACATCATCCCCTCAATTACATTTAACATCATTGTATTAACTTTGAAAGCAATGCTTGAGTAAACAAATTAAATTTCCACTTCAGTGAACATATCAAATCGCTTTTATCAAAGACTCAAGGATCAAACACATATagctttgaaataaaatatgagTGACAAATCATTAGTTCGCCTTTTGCCATAAATCCTAAATCAACTGCATTCATTATTTGttgagaacattttgaaattgttctgTAATTGAGTTTATGATAAATATCATATTACAATATTCATTTCTTCATATAACTAAATAAACtaaatatcttaacttttatATCTTAATCCAACGTAATTAACTTACAAACTTtaaaattcaaattgaaataCTTATATgagagaaaaatattttgaggGTTTATTTGTGGTAAATCTGACAATACTGAGTATCTTCTCaccttttcaaaatgtcaaggCAAAACAGGCTGGCAACACACAGTCATTTTTGTAATCAGTTTGTCATGACTCCTCGACCTCTTCCAAACAAACTTAACCAGCTTAGACCAAGCTGCAGTGACCTGTCAGCTTTAACAAATTCTGATGTTTGCTCAGTGATTAATCTTGCATGCATCAATGAAAACCTCCATATCAATGTAAAACCAATTCAGACAAAACcatcaaatacatcaatgaTAATATCAAATACTGGTAATTATTTTCTTAACTtcctctttaaaaaaaattaaatcagaAATCAATGATAGAAGCTCAATATCACTCAGTGTATGCTTTCATCAAAATTCAGAATCCCAAGCTATTATGTCACAGTACAAATGAATTATGTTCACTTTCTTAATTACCTCTAATTATCTAACTTTTTAATTGTTTATCATACTCCATCTTGTCTTCAAAGACTACTGATTTTAATTAAGAACTCACCACACCACTCCCCAGACAATAGATCAGGTAATTAGCAAAGTAATTGATGAACAACATAAATCTGACTGGATCACAGTTCAGGTGACTGGATCacagttcaggaaaagaaatgcaGAGGCCTGGTAATTAGCATTTGTTTGTCACAAGTTGCATGCACCCTTTTAATCCAAGTTGGCTGCAGAAGGATTTATTCTATTACAAGCAGTCTAGCAGTTCAGATCAATTTCAACCATATTTTGTGATACATTCGGATTACTTTAGTAAACCTGGTCTGGTTTTCAAGATGGATTATTACCATTCAGCTTGTAGCTTTTACACCCTGCCTAGCAGTTTATATGATGGACGTGAGTAGAGTTCAGAATTTCCACTTTCTCTAATTCAAATATTGTGTTGTGTTAGTAGTGTGTAGACAAATCTCCTTTTCCAATTGCAATTTATTTGGATTATCTAAAAAAAACAGTTGAAAGATAAATATAAAAGTAGAGTTTAGACTGATAAATCCTTGTATGCTTTCTGGAAATCTTTGGGACTTTTTATTGATGACCAAATCAAAGTAATCTTTCACTATCGCAATGGCTTTcttttcatcatcatgtgatTAGAATGGGGCCCCTCATGTACACTTAACCAGATGATTGTTTTACTGATTCATACATTTCACAAGTCTTAAAGTGTGGGTCCCTTGTTATCAGTAATGCAGACATAGTCAGATAATCATTTTACTTATTCATGCATTTCACCAGTCTTTTTGTCACTAGTTGAGCTACATCAGAGAGCTGGAGCCCTCATTTAACTTTCATGTACATCTGTGGTAGAACTTCTTCTGTTGTCCTTATCAAAAGTTCCTGTGGGTGCCTTGGGCCCTAGGATAGGAACTGGGACCTATTAAGAAAGATAACTTTTGTGTTAAACACACATTTAACTTGCAACAATACAAATATACGTGTAAATAAGTGTAAATAAGTGTAAAAAACTTTTCTTATAACCAATAATGGGAATACTGGGGGCCGTAATAAACTTTATAGAAATCTTTGTTCAAATGCCATACCATTGTCCCTCCCTGCTTGAGTTCTGTGTATCTGGGGATAGAAATTAACTCATGGTCACTCGGGACAGTTTGCAAAACTTTACTGAGTAGCGCTTCAATTCATTTCAGTAGTAGGGGTCCTAATGCACGCGTCCTGTCAGACTGAGCAAGACACCAAACTGTTGTTCCCAAAGATTAATCCTGTTGTCCTCTACAGGGAAGAAATTCATTGCATGTCGAATAATATGTTCTGAATTCAGAaagaaagaagtacatgtatcttcaaacAGTAGAgtcacaaaatgaatggcaaaaaaattcttgaaatttgaattcaaataGCAAACTCAGAAACCTCAGAGACCTTCCTATGTCATGCTATTTCCTTTTCAGAGCTTTCAGATTCAGATACAatacatgatatcaaaatattccTTTTTCAGAATTGAGAAAGACTACCTCTGCAGCCAATTCCCCTTTCCATTTTCAGCACTTAAAAGATCGAATCCAATCAAAGATATCCTATACTTTTTGAACAGCCATACTTATGATTGTCTTTCTTTATCTTTTTAGCTAAGATGGGGACTTCCCAGTGCAGTGCCAGCCTCCAGAGATTCAGCCACGGTAGCAGTTGCGGCAGTCAGAGTAGCAACGAGAGCGAGTCACTTGAGTCAGCGTTCTTCAAAGCCAAGAAAGATATGGTAAGCAGACGTTTTTGAACTCTTACAATctatttcagtgttaatattACTTAGAGCAGCAACATAACTTATATGCCAGCCTGAAAAGAGAATTGAAAAAAGTCCAATTATTCTATGCCTGCCGATGATATCACATACATAAAAACTTATCATTGCCATTTCCATTGCAGCTTCTTCTGGTCCAAGATGAACTCATCCTAAAGAAAGACATCCAAGACGTCCAATCACTCTTCTCTAAGATCATGTCACAGCTCGATGAACTCGATTCCAACCGTCACAACAACTACAGCACCGAAGCCAGCAGCGTCGAGTATTCACAAACGTACGCCAAAACCAACCTCAACCGCAACCATCAAGCCCGAACCATGAAATTAGGACTCGGTCTCCCACCGCTCCAGCTAAACAAGTACTGTATTCCACTGTCGCAGAGCAGCAGATTTCATGATGAAGAGTCTTCTTACACGCAAACAGAGAGCAGCCTGTACCCATCTGATTGTGCCAAGAGCGATAGCGACTATAGCCAGACCAGCAGCGCCTCAAGTCGTCAAGGTCGTAACCGCAGCCGAAAGACATCGAAACGTGTGATGAACAAGACCTACGTGATCGAGCCAGCCACCGAGAAACAAGCCGAGCCAAGCATTCTTGATAAGAGTACGTTCTTCGACCAGACCTCCTTGAGAAGTTACAACGGGTTTATGCCAGTACTCAGCAGTACGTTCGCTGGCAATCTCACGCAGCATACGAACATTGAACCTTGTGGTGATGATGCCGAAGAACAACTTACGTCAGCCGTCACACTGAACCGTCACCTACGTAACAAACAAAACGTCAGCCAGAACGAGAAGTCGATGCTGAACAACACGGCCCGCCAGAACTTACGTCAGAAGGGAATCCTCAAGAACTCATCGTACTATCATGCCTGTTCTACTTCAGTCGAGATCCCATATCCTGATAGGGTCAACACTGATTCGCCTAGGAATGACGATGGCTGTGACGTTTCCTTGGCAACCGATACAACACTCGGGACACGCCCTTCACCACTCGGAGCCTACAGTTACGAACTCACGCAGATCAACACCACTCCTCGCCGGCAGACGAAAGTACGTTTCGAGGATGTCAGCAGCACTTCGGATAGCAGTTGTGCATCGTGTTCTAGTCAGACGAACTCTTGCGATCATGATGAAAAACCACGTGTCAAACGCTTCTCGAAGAAACCGCCCACGCCGATGAAATACGGGGCAAGAAAGCCTACTGACTCCAGTTCCGACTCTGAAAGAGAACAATTCAGAAAGAAACCAATCCGTCGCCAAGTGTCATTTGCAGATTCTGTTCCCCATGATTGTCTTACACCGTCCGATATTGGCTCCGCCTATTCCTGTGATAGTGACACTAGCTTATGGTTGGAGAACAGTAACGAGGTGTTTGTGGATTACGAGACGGAACGTCAGGCCCGCAGAGCAGCGATGGATAGTACACAGATGGTCCAGATTGAAGAGAGTACGCAGAGTGTCGCTTCTGAGGATAACCGTGATGAACCTGTCTTAAAACTGCCATGGCTGCCACAACTCGCATTCGACATCACTGAAGATTCGTTCAAAGCTACGCTCAAAGAACTCGAGAACGTTGAGAACTACCCAAATGTCGACCACAACATGACGTATAACGATAACTTTGCTCTGATCGCACATATCGAGAAGGAATTCAAGAAGTGCCAAGATGACGGTTCCGAGGTACACTCCGATCAACTGAACGTGTCCAGGCACTACGCTCTATCCGAGGATGATCACGTTGATGTCGTCGAGGTGCCACTGAACGTTTCACTGAATGACTCTTTCCCCAAGCATCAGAAGTGTGTCGATCATGATGTTCACCTTGCCCTTGGTGAGCCTTGCTCGTTCTACCTTGAGGATACGCTGACGATGCTGGAGAACTCGAAACTGTTTGAACTTCACATGGATCAGTTATCTGAGAGTGGCTTCGAGAGTACACACACACTGAACAGCAGCGTTGATTCTAGTCAAGCAGACACCAGCAGCATCGATAGTGCCAGTCAAAAACAATCGCTCAAACCAAACACAGACAATAAGCCAAAGTGTTCCCTTCCTGTTCCGATGTCACTGGAAGTTACACGAGAGTCCATTCCCGATATCACAAGTGTTCAAACTCCCGAGGACACGACTTGTGACTATGAGGATAATAGGCACACGATGTGTGAGATGAACTTCCAAGGTGCCCCCCAGAGAGACTATTGTGAATCTGTTACAAGCAGTgccaacagcagcagcagcgggATGGGAAGTCACAACTCGTCCCAGTCATCCTACACCGCCATCCAAGTCCACCCGGTCCTCTACAACACCCCCGTCACCAGTGCCGAACCAACGCCAGACTCCAGCGTCCACGACAGCAGTAAACTCATTGCTCCATACGCCACGCCTGCCAGTACTTGTACGTCCATCAGTGAAGAATCGACTGCCATCACGATTCTGAACCCGCCACAATCGCAAATGCTCTTCAATCTTGGCATCAGCCCAATCTCGTCCAAAGACTCTTGTGTTCAGTCGCCTGTTGCTGTGCCGATGAACTCACCCTGCGTTTCTGAGGATGAAGACGAAACACTCATGAATCCTGTTATCGTGAATAGTGACAATTCTCCGCAGAATATTCGCAAGCAGCTGTTTCCATCTCCGGATGGCCCACCTTCACCTATAGTTCTACCGACGAAACGAAAACTTACTCGAGGAAATATCTTCAAAATCGTACAACGTTCAAACAGCAAGATCCGCGGCAAGAAATCGAGTTCCGaaagcgatgataagttatcgaACGATCGTCACACGGTgtacaagaagaagaaagacatcAAGAAGAAGCTGAAAGTGTTCAGTAGCTTGTTTCATCGCAAAGACAAGGACTCTATTAATCAGATCAAGACGCTCGCACATATCTAAAGACAATTGTGTGAACTGTGAATTCAAAGTAAAACCAAGTGAAAACTTTGCTAACATTTCCAAGAAACCCAAAGGTTGTTACTTTTTTAAACCAAGCTGTCAAAAAGCCTTGGAAGTTGTAAATTGGCAAAGTTGTTCCATGGCGATGCTGGATTCATATGAACTCTAGTGATAATTATGTGCTGAAATATTGGTGCTATATGATAAAAGACTCCACCTAGTCaacaattttcatatttcatggACAAGTCGGTCTTACAATCCATACAGGTCAACAAGAAAACAATTTGAGAGTGTCATTAAAACTTGTCAGACATGTGAACGATGAATGGTATCTGTTGCAATTATAAGAATTTCATAATATtgcatttatttcgtaaaagcTTAAAGCTTAAGAGAAGAGATTTGAATCTGAGTGTGAGATTCTCATGAAGCCAAATATGTAAAACCAAAGAGGTAAAAGTATTGTAAATTAATGTAAATATGTATATACACAAATTATCTATGTAAATAAAGATATATCTAAAATGAAATCTATTCTTATTTGAATGTTTTAGGTGATTCATATGTTGTGGAAATCTTGGCATGTTATAAAGACATCATCACATCAAGCTCAGTCTTCAATCAAAGACATTATCACAACCTGCACCATCTCCAGTGGCAATAAAACGGAAATCAAGTTTATCGATGAAAACAAGGACATTTCCTGCCCTCAAAGCTGCTCTTCCATTTTCAATGATGCCATCTATTGGACAAAAACAGAATCAAAACTACTGGTAAATGAATCTTTGGTCATTTGATGCCTGTCCGAAATTCGAGCAGACAAGTTTCTCAAGATATGGCTGTCACCACAATGAGAAGTTTCCCTACCGGTATAATAAACTCTTTATATTTATTGTATATTTCCTCCCTCTTGACTGGATCATCAGGATACATGGACTTCCTCGACAATGTGATGATCATCTCACGCTTCAGCTTCATGCCAAGATTAGACTGCAGGTCCACCTCGTGGGTCTGGAAAGAAACAAGAATTATCAACAACAGCAAAACAGGAATTATCAACAACACGTTTCTTTCTGTTTCTTGGTCACAGAATTTGTTACCATGACAgggaagttaacctgcgatGGGCCATTTTTTTCTAGATGGAGTGATACTCCCAGTTCCTTAATGCTACAGAATCCAGGATATGACAGTGCGACCCAAAGACAAATGCCCAAGGGCCTTTAATCACCTTTAATATGTAGTTATCAAACCCATAATGTTGGTCAATAAGATCCAATGTCCTGAAAGTAACTGTAATTGGCATCCATTGGTCAAGGATCTCGCTGTATAATGTGTGCTTGATCAGTCTTGGTTTCCAAAAATGTGGACATCTGAAATTCAGAAAAGATCATCACTTCATTAACTGTATATGTATACTGAGCAATATGAGCTGGTGAGCAATAAGCTCAGGGACTGGAACCTAATGGAGGACACAATCAGGGCTCAAGAAGCGCCCCGAAAACTTGGCCAAGGACCCTCAACTTTAAAATGGTAAACATCCTATCAAGAAAGTCTAGCTGGTGTCCTGTCTAATGAGTAAACCCACCTTCTGGCAAACCTATGCCTCTTGATGAATCCACGTATAATTCCTTCCCCTCCCCACAGACCCTCGAGAGCTTCCTTGGGGAATATAAGTGGGATTGGTGGAGTTTGGTTCCGAATCCTGCAATGGGGGAAAAGGTCAAATCAAGAAATTTTTCAGGACAATTTTGGTGCTTTGATGAGTTGAGGCATTAAGTATTTCTTCACCTTATTCATAACCAAACTGACGGATCATTTTGGATCTACAGAGCAAGTAGTATGGATTAAAAAAAGCGAGCTGGTTTATCCATTTCTGATATCACATATGGCAATGATAATGAAGTTCTTGAAATCACTGATTGGACAGTGCAGCACATGTAGCATTTCTCTGGACAGAGGTTGTGACTTTTAGCACGCACCGCTCCCCAGTCTCTGGAATAACCTTCCACTTCGGTTCCTCAACATAGTGAACAGGTATGGGTTGTCTGGTGAACTTCTCAATGACTCTTCTCTTGTAGTGATCAGGAAACTGCGAGTAAGGTCCATCTTTCCAAGGCCAGAAGCCTTTTTTCAGGTTGTTGGCGGCCAACTTGTTCATAGTCTAACTCttctgaaaataaattttgatggTAATTGCAAGTGTATACAACAAAATGGGTGAAAAGTATTTTTACAAACCATCTATTGGACAGCCAGATAATTCTATGGACAAGGTACACCCGTCACTTCATTCTCAGGACTCTATTCTATCAAGCATCATAGTTAttgcggaaaaatcacaaaagttGTCAAGGACTAAATCTACTGTTACACCTGCCTACATTTCGATAAAGTTCCAAGGGCATCGCCTTGTCGCCATTTTGAGCATGTTTTGAAATAGTTTCAGGCATAAGTTTCATTTCAATATATTGTCAGGATGTGATTAATCGATAGAGGGGTATACAAAAACTGAATATTTTCTTACAAGTTctaaaaattagtttttatgtttGCAAAAATGCTGAGAATTTACACATGGGTATAACGCCACCTATAGCCAATGATTAAAACCGTCGGATAAAGCTAATTCTCGCGATTCGGGTATACTTAATACCAGTTAAAAAAACGCGTTGATCTAGTACTTTCAAGAAACTAGCCTATTAATGATGAATTTGTCATTAAGAAATACTAGAAACTTTTCTATGTTTTATCATCTAGACTCAAACTTTCTACGAATCGACAACGGTAATCGTACACGAAAGAAAATGGCCGGTCTCCGGCAATGTGAGTGTTTTTCGAAAGAAATCATCTTTTTATGCATAATAAGAGAATAATCATGCCTAATCGAGTTATCAGATTGCTGAAAAATGATAAGTGAAAAAACTGTAATGGAGAACATGTACTGAAATATTGATAGATATTCTGTAATTTGCTTTGAACTTTCAACCTTGCCAGGCGTTGAAATTTTTCGACCCTACGGTGGCGCCGCGTGCCGTTGGGGAGAATCACTAATTTCCATCAAATGGTTACGTTTAAATTACTTATTCCTGGTTCTCTTTCTGTTGTCTTTTTATaggtctttctgctgtgaatgcATCGAGATGTCTCTTTGCACAAAGGTAAGCATGGTGTGTGGACTGACAGAAGGAATCACTGCCACTCTTTAGTCTTTCTATGAGCACTTTGATTTTTCCTCAGATTGCTAATGGAATGCTACGATTCACAAACAGTCACAAACATTTTTCCTTAGCATGACGTTAAAGTGCCAAGCAATAAGATGACTTGCCCAAGGTTTATCAGCTGGCCAAGAAGTCTAGTTGATTTGTACACTAGTTATCATCCACTGGATTCCTTCTGTTATTTTCAGGTCGTTGTTGGAAAATTGCACCAAACAACTGGCCGCTATCCAGCTTACCAGTAACATCCACACGTCAAACACTTTGGAGAAAACATTCAGGATTCAGCCAAGAGAGCCGTTGGTTTGGCCAAAATATAATGATGTTGTTTATCCCCCAACCAAGCCCGGGGAACCCAGAAGACCTGCTGTAAGTAATCCTAAGATGATGACTTTCAATACAGGTTAACTGCTACCAGAGAATGTTTCAATACTTTCCTTGTCCAAAAAGTAGCTGTAGCTGATCATTTTCGGACACACAACAATCAAACAACTTTAGTTGTTGGGTCAAGAGCTGTTATAAGTTACTAGTAACTCTTCTTTCTACTGAAGTCCATGACAAAGAAATGCCTCATATTAGTGTTCTAGATACTTGAGTCCTCATTGCTGTGTTGAGTCAGTTTTCTTTAAAGATCAAAATTCTCTTTTCAGGAAATCTGTCACCTTCGTTCTAATGTCAAATACAGTTATAAAACGTTGTGGTACTTGGCTGCCATGGTAGGTATGATCAATAAAACCACAGCCAATACCAACAAGACTAGAAATTCAATACAGTTGATGTCATTGTAGACTGATGTCTTTTTAGTTCAAATGACGTGCTCTCTGAATGGCTCCTCTAAACCTTTTCATGCAGCGTTACTTCTGCATTCCCAATAAAAAATGTCAATAATATGCCACCCTTAAAACTTAAAGCCAATGAAAACTATGGCTGCAGTTGTGACATGGACGGTGGAGGTTCTCAGATGGCGAACATGCTCCACCAATTGAAAAGAAGTTTTTAAAACTTTGACAGAGCATAAATGGCAATGATGTTCAAGTGCATCTGTTGTATAGAAGTATCTGAGTGAATGTAGACGAGAAGAAGATGATGGATTCACAGTTTGACGTAGTCTTTCTCTTTTCATTAGATCCGCGGTTTGTCCATCGATGAGGctttaaaacaaatgacatttCACGTGAAGAAGGGATCCAAAATAGTAAAAGAGGTTTGTATACCATTATTTGCGAGGAATAAAAAAGGCAAGTATCTGCCAAGCAAGATGATCATCTAAAAATTGCTATATGTTGCTTTGTTTGCTGTTGAAGATGAATCAAGATTTGGTAGAGTTGTGACATCATAAATCTTACGTTGTTTCTCTTACTTGTCACAGGTTCTTGAAGAAGCTCAAGAGATCGCGATAAATGACTATAATGTCGAATACAGGTCCAATTTATGGATAGGTAGGTATGCCTACCTGCTATCTAAAAAGGGACACACTACCAACTAAAAGTAACAGCAGAAATTCATTACAAAATACGAAACTTGATCCTCCTGGTaaatcatcaatttttgtgTGGTAAAACTAAAAGCTTGTTAGAAATGGACTTGCTACATAGTCCTGGTACATGGATGTTCAATTGTTCTTCCTTCTTTCCAGCTGATTCCTTTGTTGGGAAAGCAATTACGATCAAGGGTTACCGCAAGCACATGGGACCGAGATTTGGAATCATCGACCACAGATACACGCACTACTTTGTCAGATTACGGGAAGGACAACCACCAAAACATTACTACCCTCCGGAAAAGACCGGTTGGGAAAAGATGGAGGAATATTTAGAAGAGCAAAGGAATCGCAGAATTTATGGTTCGTTATAGTGGAGGTTTTGCCAAAGACTTTAGAACTCTTGTGTTGTTCTAGCTTGAAAATTGGCTGATTGAGAGACAGGTGTGTTGTACTCTACTCAAGTCTGCTTTCTCAGGAGTACAAAGTGGGTCACTTGTACATTGAGTTAGGATGCAGGTGTCAAATTACAGTGTGTGATGCGTTACTTgagaaataaatatttgtaaataacaAATAAGGTGCCATTGTTTCTTTTTCTGCCACGTAAATTTAAGACATGTCTCAACCTGTGACAGGTTGCTGGTTGTTAAGATCGATGGTTTGGATGCCGTGccagtggttgtgacaatgtccctgCATACCTCACCAGAAAGTGGTGACTTTGTCCCTGGATCCCATGTCaccagttgtgacaatgtccttgcATACCTCGCCAGAAAGTGGTGACTTTGTCCCTGGATCCCATGTCACCAGTTGTGACAACGTCCCTGCATACCTCGCCAGAAAGTGGTGACTTTGTCCCTGGATCCCATGTCACCAGTTGTGACAATTTCCCTGCATACCTCGCCAGAAAGTGGTGACTTTGTCCCTGGATCCCATGCCaccagttgtgacaatgtccctgCATACCGCGCCAGTAAGTGGTGACTTTGTCCCTGGATCCCATGTCACCAGTTGTGGCAATGTCCCTGC of Lineus longissimus chromosome 9, tnLinLong1.2, whole genome shotgun sequence contains these proteins:
- the LOC135493321 gene encoding uncharacterized protein LOC135493321 isoform X1 yields the protein MFDKHGNMVSGLRRTLSFNACSNLDITPEEKVIQWDTQSNMESFSAGLVRSVSLKVDSSPSSKFKRHNWGNWIDYNPKVKQRTKMGTSQCSASLQRFSHGSSCGSQSSNESESLESAFFKAKKDMLLLVQDELILKKDIQDVQSLFSKIMSQLDELDSNRHNNYSTEASSVEYSQTYAKTNLNRNHQARTMKLGLGLPPLQLNKYCIPLSQSSRFHDEESSYTQTESSLYPSDCAKSDSDYSQTSSASSRQGRNRSRKTSKRVMNKTYVIEPATEKQAEPSILDKSTFFDQTSLRSYNGFMPVLSSTFAGNLTQHTNIEPCGDDAEEQLTSAVTLNRHLRNKQNVSQNEKSMLNNTARQNLRQKGILKNSSYYHACSTSVEIPYPDRVNTDSPRNDDGCDVSLATDTTLGTRPSPLGAYSYELTQINTTPRRQTKVRFEDVSSTSDSSCASCSSQTNSCDHDEKPRVKRFSKKPPTPMKYGARKPTDSSSDSEREQFRKKPIRRQVSFADSVPHDCLTPSDIGSAYSCDSDTSLWLENSNEVFVDYETERQARRAAMDSTQMVQIEESTQSVASEDNRDEPVLKLPWLPQLAFDITEDSFKATLKELENVENYPNVDHNMTYNDNFALIAHIEKEFKKCQDDGSEVHSDQLNVSRHYALSEDDHVDVVEVPLNVSLNDSFPKHQKCVDHDVHLALGEPCSFYLEDTLTMLENSKLFELHMDQLSESGFESTHTLNSSVDSSQADTSSIDSASQKQSLKPNTDNKPKCSLPVPMSLEVTRESIPDITSVQTPEDTTCDYEDNRHTMCEMNFQGAPQRDYCESVTSSANSSSSGMGSHNSSQSSYTAIQVHPVLYNTPVTSAEPTPDSSVHDSSKLIAPYATPASTCTSISEESTAITILNPPQSQMLFNLGISPISSKDSCVQSPVAVPMNSPCVSEDEDETLMNPVIVNSDNSPQNIRKQLFPSPDGPPSPIVLPTKRKLTRGNIFKIVQRSNSKIRGKKSSSESDDKLSNDRHTVYKKKKDIKKKLKVFSSLFHRKDKDSINQIKTLAHI
- the LOC135493321 gene encoding uncharacterized protein LOC135493321 isoform X2, with the protein product MGTSQCSASLQRFSHGSSCGSQSSNESESLESAFFKAKKDMLLLVQDELILKKDIQDVQSLFSKIMSQLDELDSNRHNNYSTEASSVEYSQTYAKTNLNRNHQARTMKLGLGLPPLQLNKYCIPLSQSSRFHDEESSYTQTESSLYPSDCAKSDSDYSQTSSASSRQGRNRSRKTSKRVMNKTYVIEPATEKQAEPSILDKSTFFDQTSLRSYNGFMPVLSSTFAGNLTQHTNIEPCGDDAEEQLTSAVTLNRHLRNKQNVSQNEKSMLNNTARQNLRQKGILKNSSYYHACSTSVEIPYPDRVNTDSPRNDDGCDVSLATDTTLGTRPSPLGAYSYELTQINTTPRRQTKVRFEDVSSTSDSSCASCSSQTNSCDHDEKPRVKRFSKKPPTPMKYGARKPTDSSSDSEREQFRKKPIRRQVSFADSVPHDCLTPSDIGSAYSCDSDTSLWLENSNEVFVDYETERQARRAAMDSTQMVQIEESTQSVASEDNRDEPVLKLPWLPQLAFDITEDSFKATLKELENVENYPNVDHNMTYNDNFALIAHIEKEFKKCQDDGSEVHSDQLNVSRHYALSEDDHVDVVEVPLNVSLNDSFPKHQKCVDHDVHLALGEPCSFYLEDTLTMLENSKLFELHMDQLSESGFESTHTLNSSVDSSQADTSSIDSASQKQSLKPNTDNKPKCSLPVPMSLEVTRESIPDITSVQTPEDTTCDYEDNRHTMCEMNFQGAPQRDYCESVTSSANSSSSGMGSHNSSQSSYTAIQVHPVLYNTPVTSAEPTPDSSVHDSSKLIAPYATPASTCTSISEESTAITILNPPQSQMLFNLGISPISSKDSCVQSPVAVPMNSPCVSEDEDETLMNPVIVNSDNSPQNIRKQLFPSPDGPPSPIVLPTKRKLTRGNIFKIVQRSNSKIRGKKSSSESDDKLSNDRHTVYKKKKDIKKKLKVFSSLFHRKDKDSINQIKTLAHI
- the LOC135493339 gene encoding large ribosomal subunit protein bL28m-like, producing MNKLAANNLKKGFWPWKDGPYSQFPDHYKRRVIEKFTRQPIPVHYVEEPKWKVIPETGERIRNQTPPIPLIFPKEALEGLWGGEGIIRGFIKRHRFARRCPHFWKPRLIKHTLYSEILDQWMPITVTFRTLDLIDQHYGFDNYILKTHEVDLQSNLGMKLKREMIITLSRKSMYPDDPVKREEIYNKYKEFIIPEEEAEWLGLTFSEAVKKLKETAEREKWLREKPLMQEYLKPLIESLQVEEEEEKKRSMKDWISSMFKSKSDVKPGDDKKS
- the LOC135493340 gene encoding large ribosomal subunit protein uL22m-like, translated to MAGLRQCLSAVNASRCLFAQRSLLENCTKQLAAIQLTSNIHTSNTLEKTFRIQPREPLVWPKYNDVVYPPTKPGEPRRPAEICHLRSNVKYSYKTLWYLAAMIRGLSIDEALKQMTFHVKKGSKIVKEVLEEAQEIAINDYNVEYRSNLWIADSFVGKAITIKGYRKHMGPRFGIIDHRYTHYFVRLREGQPPKHYYPPEKTGWEKMEEYLEEQRNRRIYGSL